A section of the Paenibacillus odorifer genome encodes:
- a CDS encoding sigma-70 family RNA polymerase sigma factor encodes MITAVQKARNGDKEAFIQLCRQIEPEMYGMARSILGRDEECADAMQEATLKAYRSIHGLRQPEFFKTWMLRILINECHKLQRKRTNIVEFGDPLTALECHSSGAEYEKIELREAVERLDTSLQTVISLHYFQDMPVKQIADLLNISETAVKSRLYRARKNLLNGF; translated from the coding sequence ATGATAACCGCTGTTCAAAAAGCGAGAAATGGCGATAAAGAAGCGTTTATCCAGCTATGCCGGCAGATTGAACCTGAAATGTACGGCATGGCCCGATCTATTTTGGGCAGGGACGAGGAATGTGCAGACGCCATGCAGGAAGCCACCCTAAAGGCTTACCGGTCTATCCATGGATTGCGGCAACCAGAATTTTTCAAGACATGGATGCTTCGCATCCTTATAAACGAATGTCATAAGCTCCAACGCAAGCGGACAAATATTGTGGAGTTTGGAGATCCCCTTACTGCTTTGGAATGCCATTCCTCCGGTGCAGAATATGAGAAAATTGAGCTGCGGGAAGCAGTGGAACGATTGGATACTTCGCTCCAGACCGTGATATCGCTGCATTATTTTCAGGACATGCCCGTTAAGCAAATTGCCGATCTTCTGAATATTTCCGAAACGGCAGTCAAATCGCGCCTCTACAGAGCAAGAAAAAACTTATTGAATGGATTCTAA
- a CDS encoding ABC transporter permease subunit encodes MRSAWVLYRKEMLEMARSYKLIWIPVVFILLGIMQPLTTYYLPEILKASGDVPPGLLEGYEIPSAAAVMAQSLGQYGTIGMLVLALGAMNVLAGERYSGTMELILVRPVSPAAIVLAKWAAQLTLLIVALGLGAAGAAYYTEQLIGSLSWGDVIAAAGVYGLWLLCAVSATLLFSGFLKSPVAAFLALVLMAALSLGQSLLPSWFEWAPAGLAGLSAEILMAGEGFRVGPYLSAAILILICLVGAALLTRKNNLTA; translated from the coding sequence ATGAGAAGCGCCTGGGTCCTTTATCGCAAAGAAATGCTCGAAATGGCTCGCAGTTATAAGTTAATCTGGATACCTGTCGTTTTTATCCTATTAGGCATTATGCAGCCGTTAACTACTTATTATTTGCCGGAAATATTAAAAGCTTCAGGTGATGTTCCTCCAGGTCTCCTAGAGGGGTATGAAATACCGAGTGCCGCAGCTGTGATGGCGCAATCTTTGGGACAGTACGGAACAATCGGAATGTTAGTATTGGCGCTTGGCGCGATGAATGTTTTAGCTGGTGAGCGCTATAGCGGAACTATGGAATTAATTCTGGTAAGGCCGGTTTCTCCAGCCGCAATAGTGTTGGCTAAATGGGCAGCACAGCTGACCCTGTTGATCGTTGCTCTAGGATTAGGTGCAGCGGGCGCTGCTTACTACACGGAGCAGTTGATTGGTTCACTATCTTGGGGAGATGTCATCGCAGCTGCTGGAGTATATGGATTGTGGCTGTTATGTGCTGTCTCAGCTACGTTGTTGTTTAGTGGGTTTTTAAAATCCCCAGTTGCCGCTTTTTTAGCATTGGTGCTAATGGCAGCATTATCATTAGGCCAAAGCTTATTGCCTTCATGGTTTGAATGGGCACCTGCGGGGCTTGCCGGGTTGTCGGCTGAAATCCTTATGGCTGGAGAAGGATTCAGGGTTGGACCCTATCTTTCAGCAGCTATTTTGATCTTGATTTGTTTAGTGGGTGCTGCACTTTTGACAAGGAAGAATAACTTAACCGCTTGA
- a CDS encoding ABC transporter ATP-binding protein, translated as MNLRKSYGAHISVNDISFEIEKGRCVALLGPNGAGKTTTLRMLAGLLEPTSGMISFEGSRPGAEYRRGLGYVPQSPAFYGWMTGHEYVVFAAKLSGMGTKDATSRALESLERVGLKGDARRRIGGYSGGMKQRLGLAQALVHRPRLLLLDEPVSALDPIGRREVMGLVREIREETTVVFSTHVLHDAEEICDDIILMNQGLIAEKGSLSQLRSQYSLPVIRLRTEKQEKAIQWLESLAAKPFVLETQLFGDHAIFNVNDVDMARWTILQEAAQLEIPLLQFEAGSSTLEDLFMKVVGV; from the coding sequence ATGAATTTGCGCAAAAGCTATGGGGCGCATATTTCCGTAAATGATATAAGCTTTGAAATTGAGAAAGGACGGTGCGTCGCTTTATTGGGGCCTAACGGTGCTGGGAAAACGACCACACTTCGTATGCTGGCAGGGCTGCTTGAACCCACCTCTGGCATGATTTCATTTGAGGGGAGCCGTCCTGGAGCCGAATATCGCAGAGGATTAGGATATGTGCCACAGTCTCCAGCTTTTTATGGGTGGATGACTGGACATGAGTATGTTGTTTTCGCTGCAAAGCTTAGTGGAATGGGAACTAAAGACGCAACCAGCAGGGCATTGGAATCGCTCGAGCGTGTAGGGCTTAAAGGTGATGCTCGTCGCCGGATTGGTGGATACTCCGGCGGGATGAAACAGCGGCTGGGTCTGGCTCAGGCGCTTGTGCATCGGCCTCGTCTGTTATTGCTTGATGAGCCTGTATCTGCACTTGATCCGATTGGCCGCAGAGAAGTAATGGGACTGGTGCGGGAAATACGTGAGGAGACAACTGTAGTTTTCTCTACACATGTGCTGCATGATGCAGAAGAAATTTGCGATGATATTATTTTAATGAATCAAGGCTTGATTGCTGAGAAGGGATCTTTATCACAGCTTCGTTCACAATACAGCCTTCCTGTTATTCGTTTACGTACGGAGAAGCAAGAAAAAGCTATTCAGTGGCTGGAGTCTCTTGCTGCCAAACCGTTTGTACTGGAGACTCAGTTGTTCGGAGATCATGCCATTTTTAATGTCAACGATGTAGACATGGCCCGTTGGACGATTCTGCAAGAAGCGGCGCAGCTCGAAATTCCATTACTGCAATTTGAAGCGGGTTCTTCCACGTTAGAGGATTTATTTATGAAGGTGGTGGGAGTATGA
- a CDS encoding PLDc N-terminal domain-containing protein, whose product MEEVKWGLIMPLIILQALLAIIGLISLAKADNVRGPKWMWIIIIICGNILGSVAYFTIGRKDV is encoded by the coding sequence ATGGAAGAGGTAAAATGGGGTTTAATCATGCCGTTAATTATTCTTCAGGCTTTGCTTGCAATTATTGGACTGATATCACTGGCCAAAGCGGATAACGTTCGTGGCCCAAAATGGATGTGGATTATTATCATTATTTGCGGAAATATATTAGGTAGCGTAGCTTATTTCACAATAGGAAGGAAAGATGTCTGA
- a CDS encoding YxlC family protein yields the protein MEKDKEPELYLHKLTEELVRLDAQYDDITPPSLQELEWLMADAAVHRKRRERKELLLFWGVSLILICAFLSILTSAPMIYWIIQAIIPVVGLGGLGIARIRRNREGVQE from the coding sequence ATGGAGAAGGATAAGGAGCCAGAACTGTATTTGCACAAGCTTACTGAAGAGCTTGTGCGTTTGGATGCGCAATATGATGACATCACCCCACCTTCGTTACAGGAACTGGAGTGGTTAATGGCTGATGCAGCTGTGCACAGAAAGAGAAGGGAACGTAAAGAACTACTGTTATTCTGGGGGGTCTCATTGATCCTGATCTGCGCATTTCTATCCATTCTCACTTCTGCACCCATGATCTATTGGATTATCCAGGCGATCATTCCTGTTGTAGGACTGGGTGGCTTAGGGATCGCCAGGATCAGAAGAAATAGAGAAGGTGTACAAGAATGA
- the sigY gene encoding RNA polymerase sigma factor SigY has protein sequence MSDQALEKIRQAQQGDTSALSSLLREHYTFLFKYLLKVTMDPLLAEDLVQDTMVRCMEKINTYNGSSSFSSWLITIATRIFIDRKRRWKREADWKKREQQAQGTRSIRWRFESRGEEWSEVLDSISKLPSAQRVAVLLKHYYGYSYEEIGVIMQIPSGTVKSRVSLGLNQLRKELNEDGEG, from the coding sequence ATGAGCGATCAGGCGCTGGAGAAAATCAGGCAGGCACAGCAGGGAGATACTTCAGCACTGTCTTCACTGCTGCGAGAACATTATACTTTTTTGTTCAAATATTTACTTAAAGTGACTATGGACCCGTTACTGGCAGAGGATCTTGTACAGGACACGATGGTCAGATGTATGGAAAAAATCAATACCTATAACGGTTCTTCTTCGTTCTCCTCTTGGTTAATCACCATAGCTACCAGAATATTCATCGATCGAAAGCGGCGCTGGAAACGTGAGGCAGATTGGAAGAAACGGGAACAACAGGCCCAGGGCACCCGTTCGATTCGTTGGCGGTTTGAAAGCAGGGGGGAAGAATGGAGTGAAGTACTCGATTCCATCTCCAAGCTACCCTCTGCTCAGAGGGTAGCTGTGCTGCTGAAGCATTATTATGGCTATAGCTATGAAGAAATCGGTGTGATCATGCAAATTCCTTCAGGCACGGTCAAATCGCGTGTATCCCTTGGTCTTAACCAATTGCGAAAGGAGCTGAATGAGGATGGAGAAGGATAA
- a CDS encoding MBL fold metallo-hydrolase, whose product MLNIRSFNLGPLQTNAYLLTGADPTKGIIIDPGMNPAALVRSIEGMEIEAILLTHAHFDHMGGVDEIRKAKKCPVYLHPLESEWLSSPKLNGSLMWTDISPPLTTDPAEYDLAEGQVLQFIGHTFRVYHTPGHSPGSVSFLCGNDLFSGDVLFKMGVGRTDLPGGRERDLFDSIRGKLYKMDDGVKVYPGHGSRTTIGFEKVRNPYIPQ is encoded by the coding sequence ATGCTAAATATACGTTCGTTTAATTTAGGTCCGCTTCAGACCAATGCCTACTTGCTGACAGGTGCGGATCCAACGAAGGGAATCATTATTGATCCCGGCATGAATCCTGCGGCATTAGTGCGGAGTATCGAAGGGATGGAGATCGAGGCTATTTTGCTAACGCATGCGCACTTTGACCATATGGGCGGCGTAGACGAAATTCGTAAAGCTAAGAAATGTCCTGTTTATTTACATCCACTAGAAAGTGAATGGCTCAGCAGCCCTAAGCTGAATGGTTCATTGATGTGGACTGATATTTCGCCTCCTCTGACTACAGATCCTGCAGAGTATGATCTGGCAGAAGGACAAGTTCTGCAATTCATCGGACATACCTTCCGGGTGTACCACACACCTGGGCACTCTCCGGGCAGTGTCAGCTTCCTATGCGGGAATGATTTATTCTCTGGAGATGTACTGTTTAAGATGGGAGTTGGGCGCACCGATTTGCCTGGTGGCAGAGAACGTGATTTGTTCGATTCTATTCGTGGCAAGCTGTACAAAATGGATGATGGAGTGAAGGTTTATCCAGGTCACGGCTCACGAACAACTATCGGTTTTGAAAAAGTTCGTAACCCTTATATTCCTCAATAA
- a CDS encoding thioredoxin family protein, translated as MKPNVAHKFGKGLTPRQFVESMTKNQQAFESWYEKFSWEDESDKEYFESLNHRDDLRVLILAADWCGDVVRNVPAVFRILETAGMKTEVFILEENQELMDEFLTMGGRSVPIVIFADTGGYVLGHWGPRPEHVQSLMREFKRENPDREAADYDSKIAEVRKAMGHAYGEGTESQAVIAKELRSLISGF; from the coding sequence ATGAAACCGAATGTAGCTCATAAATTTGGAAAAGGTCTTACACCGCGCCAATTTGTAGAAAGCATGACGAAGAACCAGCAGGCTTTTGAATCCTGGTATGAGAAGTTTTCTTGGGAAGATGAGAGCGACAAGGAATATTTCGAAAGTCTGAACCATCGTGACGATTTGCGGGTACTTATCCTTGCCGCTGATTGGTGTGGAGATGTAGTACGTAATGTCCCTGCGGTTTTCCGTATTTTGGAGACTGCCGGAATGAAGACAGAGGTATTCATTTTGGAAGAGAATCAGGAGCTTATGGATGAATTCTTGACCATGGGCGGAAGATCTGTTCCGATTGTGATCTTTGCGGATACCGGCGGATACGTGCTTGGACATTGGGGTCCTCGTCCAGAGCATGTGCAGAGCCTAATGAGAGAGTTCAAACGTGAGAATCCTGATCGTGAGGCTGCTGATTACGACAGCAAAATCGCAGAAGTACGTAAGGCTATGGGGCATGCTTATGGGGAAGGAACGGAATCACAGGCAGTTATCGCAAAAGAGCTGCGTAGTCTGATTTCCGGATTCTAG
- a CDS encoding DedA family protein, which translates to MHFISDLISTLFEWIQSLGYFGIMIGLMIEVIPSEIVLAFGGFLVWSGDINFFGAVLFGTIGGVIAQIFVYWIGRYGGRPVLEKYGKYILIQKKHIDHSEEWFNKYGTGVIFTARFIPVVRHAISVPAGISRMPLGKFTLLTTLAVIPWSALFVYLGMTLGNKWEDIDEVAAKYTNEIILVALALIIIYFVYKWFKSKKRGTAK; encoded by the coding sequence TTGCATTTTATTTCTGATCTGATCTCGACATTATTTGAATGGATTCAGAGTCTTGGTTATTTTGGGATTATGATCGGACTGATGATTGAAGTTATTCCGAGTGAAATTGTATTGGCTTTCGGTGGTTTCTTGGTATGGAGTGGAGATATTAATTTTTTCGGCGCAGTATTGTTTGGTACGATAGGCGGAGTGATTGCCCAGATCTTTGTATATTGGATTGGCCGTTATGGGGGCAGGCCTGTACTGGAGAAATACGGGAAATATATTCTTATCCAAAAGAAGCATATTGATCATTCGGAAGAGTGGTTCAATAAATATGGGACAGGCGTAATCTTTACGGCACGCTTTATTCCCGTTGTTCGCCATGCCATTTCCGTTCCAGCGGGGATTTCTCGTATGCCTTTAGGTAAGTTCACTTTATTGACTACACTTGCTGTTATTCCATGGAGTGCTTTGTTTGTATATCTCGGTATGACATTGGGGAATAAGTGGGAAGATATTGACGAAGTAGCAGCTAAGTACACCAACGAAATTATTCTTGTAGCGTTAGCACTAATCATCATTTATTTTGTGTATAAGTGGTTTAAATCCAAGAAGAGAGGGACTGCAAAATGA
- a CDS encoding glucose 1-dehydrogenase, with the protein MILTNKVAIVTGAGSGIGEAIALLFAQQGAKVIAADIHLDNVEAVAKKAETGEGHGVIYPVKADVSKEEDTQRMIDAATTQFGGLHILVNNAGIMDKMTPAHEITDDMWEQVLAVNVTGPMRAIRKVLPIFMAQESGCIINVASIGGLAGSRAGVAYTSSKHAVIGMTKNIGFQYAKLGIRCNAIAPGGVKTNIDLSDPSPFGSQKAGEGMASMPRTGESSEIASVVLFLASDAASFLNGSVITADAGWMAY; encoded by the coding sequence ATGATACTAACCAATAAAGTCGCAATTGTTACAGGTGCAGGATCGGGGATTGGAGAAGCGATTGCTCTTCTTTTTGCCCAACAGGGGGCTAAAGTGATTGCTGCGGATATCCATCTGGACAATGTAGAAGCGGTGGCAAAAAAGGCAGAAACGGGTGAGGGACACGGAGTTATCTATCCCGTAAAGGCAGATGTCTCGAAGGAAGAGGACACACAGCGAATGATTGATGCCGCAACCACACAGTTTGGAGGCCTTCATATCCTTGTTAACAATGCCGGTATTATGGATAAAATGACGCCAGCGCACGAGATCACTGATGACATGTGGGAGCAGGTGCTTGCGGTCAACGTAACCGGTCCGATGAGAGCCATTCGTAAGGTTTTGCCGATTTTTATGGCGCAGGAAAGCGGATGTATCATCAATGTAGCCTCTATTGGCGGCTTAGCGGGCTCGCGTGCGGGAGTGGCTTATACTTCCTCTAAACATGCTGTAATCGGGATGACCAAAAATATAGGATTTCAATACGCTAAGCTTGGGATTCGCTGTAATGCCATAGCGCCGGGCGGAGTAAAGACAAATATTGATCTGTCTGATCCAAGTCCTTTTGGGAGTCAAAAAGCGGGCGAAGGTATGGCGTCGATGCCACGGACAGGGGAAAGCAGTGAGATTGCTTCGGTAGTCTTATTTTTGGCTTCAGATGCTGCAAGCTTTTTGAATGGATCGGTGATAACGGCTGATGCCGGTTGGATGGCTTATTAA
- a CDS encoding autorepressor SdpR family transcription factor — protein sequence MNESFKALADPTRRQIIRLLREKDRTAGEIADFFNMSKPSISHHLNALKHADLVQDERKGQFIMYSLNTTVLEEVLGWLLELTGTGKQTETESKSLDGKQQRQDIDSKKEAD from the coding sequence ATGAATGAATCCTTTAAAGCACTAGCTGATCCTACCCGTCGCCAAATCATTCGGTTACTAAGGGAGAAAGATCGAACCGCAGGTGAAATCGCAGATTTTTTCAACATGTCTAAGCCAAGCATTTCTCACCATCTGAATGCGCTGAAGCATGCCGATCTGGTACAGGATGAGCGAAAAGGACAATTTATTATGTACTCGCTAAACACCACAGTCCTCGAAGAGGTTCTCGGTTGGTTATTGGAGCTCACTGGTACAGGTAAGCAAACGGAGACGGAGAGTAAATCGCTGGACGGAAAGCAGCAACGTCAGGATATCGATTCCAAAAAGGAGGCGGATTAA
- a CDS encoding SdpI family protein: MMKDFKWRWQDTLIVILGLATLAYALINYSKLPQELPAQFGITGKVNRYWDKNIAIFVFGILGIVLPLIMQFTRSIDPKRDNYKKFENAYAMSRLAIGMLFNLMLVLSIAYGLGKDINVGKIAIGAVGIMFIALGNYMPQVKDNYLFGVRTAWTLANPEVWRKTHRLSGIMWMIGGLLIFAGAFLSGALSQLLIITALVLAIIVPILYSWMISRPLKS, translated from the coding sequence ATGATGAAAGATTTCAAATGGAGATGGCAGGATACCCTCATCGTAATATTAGGTTTAGCTACATTAGCCTACGCTCTGATCAATTACAGCAAGCTGCCGCAGGAGTTACCAGCACAGTTTGGAATTACGGGTAAGGTCAACAGATACTGGGACAAAAATATAGCTATTTTTGTGTTCGGAATCTTAGGCATTGTGCTCCCGCTAATCATGCAGTTCACACGCAGCATCGACCCTAAGCGGGACAATTACAAAAAATTCGAAAATGCCTATGCCATGAGCAGACTTGCTATTGGGATGCTTTTTAATCTAATGCTGGTGCTGTCGATTGCTTACGGCCTAGGTAAAGATATAAACGTTGGGAAGATCGCCATAGGCGCTGTCGGAATAATGTTCATTGCTCTCGGCAACTACATGCCACAGGTAAAAGATAATTACTTGTTTGGGGTTCGTACAGCCTGGACGCTCGCCAACCCTGAGGTATGGCGAAAAACACATCGCCTATCCGGGATAATGTGGATGATCGGTGGCCTACTTATTTTTGCAGGAGCCTTTTTGAGCGGAGCCTTGTCTCAGCTTCTTATTATTACGGCACTCGTACTTGCAATTATCGTGCCCATTCTCTACTCCTGGATGATTTCACGTCCGCTAAAATCGTAA
- a CDS encoding O-antigen ligase family protein, whose translation MWRFKKDWSLESSIAYICGGLVIAAGVGACLLRGLFFTDEMYPFLTLWFVLCCACSLYILVGVGIWRRSGGGVGAGAVRGFTGVNGVSKVSEVSQVSGENRALRILLSVPLIILSLYVIHWLCGPLSSQGTMNEMLRWGLYASFAILVCFCAVNLVGRRILNVIWSMLGMTLCLSALLAVCGVVKLPFAVAYSNSAEVSATGVRLAGLMEYPNAFGAVMAVFLLERLFAVAVYYGDPKKSTNMLGARSVGLGMECADAERRSRGEEGVEAEQGKAGSTTAALLRLLPLFPYTAALLLTESRGAWLTAACACAAVLLWKRQLIAPLLAAGAAPVAAAALLYRQLARAGLAVEPVPGLLLLAGHWAGALLAGLWLCRRQRGAAGTARAAMLALAAAGWTAAGIAVLLHVRERITGPSSTVSARGLFYRDAWRLAVEAPWLGRGGETWRHSYLAAQSRPYVGSQVHNGYLDILLNLGFVGLAAILLMLLAAGWLLATKSPRLLPPFLVIVLHSVVDFDWSYGLFWLLLFWLPAIALAEHKQKHQSASTHPQSETKLPTHSTSTNPLTNVTTPANPLIAHSTSTNPLTNVTTPANPLIVHSTSTNRLTNVSTPANPLIAHSTSTNPLTNVTTPANPLIAHSTSTNPLTNVSTPANPLIAHSTPKKPPQIRLRRLIGTAACCFSLMLGVLSFHAAQGEKFYRQAIMSVDPSVKVELLQQSLGWNPRSPRTAIALSRLLSGEQSVSLLRQSLLYSPENASLSWELAERWMSSDHPGAALYWIGQSLRLDKYNNAKWVKAIEGMLLMGQKKLAEGKRKEGLVCVASGNELLLEYRKLAEEEANKGGQHNDREFQMTEQADDLSRRLSMLALRF comes from the coding sequence GTTAGTAAAGTTAGTGAAGTTAGTCAAGTTAGTGGAGAAAATAGGGCGTTAAGAATATTATTAAGCGTCCCTTTAATTATTCTATCGCTTTATGTGATTCATTGGTTGTGCGGGCCACTTTCTTCCCAGGGAACTATGAATGAAATGCTGCGGTGGGGCTTGTATGCTAGCTTTGCAATATTGGTTTGTTTTTGTGCGGTGAACCTGGTGGGACGCCGGATTTTAAATGTAATTTGGTCTATGCTGGGTATGACTTTATGCCTGAGCGCTTTATTGGCTGTGTGTGGAGTGGTAAAGTTGCCTTTCGCTGTGGCCTACAGCAATTCAGCAGAAGTGAGCGCCACAGGGGTTAGATTAGCAGGATTGATGGAATATCCGAATGCTTTTGGTGCTGTGATGGCTGTTTTTCTGCTGGAACGGCTATTTGCTGTTGCTGTTTATTATGGGGATCCAAAAAAGAGCACGAATATGTTGGGGGCAAGAAGTGTTGGGCTGGGGATGGAGTGCGCAGATGCGGAACGGAGGAGCAGAGGGGAAGAAGGCGTAGAAGCGGAGCAGGGAAAAGCGGGAAGCACGACCGCCGCGCTGCTGCGCTTGCTGCCGCTGTTCCCGTACACCGCCGCGCTGCTCCTCACCGAGTCGCGCGGCGCATGGCTGACGGCGGCTTGCGCCTGCGCCGCCGTCTTGCTCTGGAAGCGGCAGCTAATCGCGCCGCTTCTTGCTGCTGGCGCTGCGCCCGTGGCCGCCGCGGCGCTACTCTACCGCCAACTGGCCCGTGCCGGGTTGGCGGTAGAGCCAGTGCCCGGCCTGCTGTTGCTGGCCGGGCACTGGGCCGGCGCGCTGCTAGCCGGCCTATGGCTGTGCCGCCGCCAGCGCGGCGCGGCGGGCACTGCCCGAGCCGCCATGCTGGCATTGGCGGCGGCAGGTTGGACGGCGGCGGGGATCGCCGTCCTCCTGCACGTGCGCGAGCGGATCACCGGACCGTCATCGACGGTATCCGCGCGCGGGCTGTTCTACCGCGACGCCTGGCGGCTAGCGGTAGAGGCACCTTGGCTGGGACGTGGGGGTGAGACTTGGCGGCATTCATACCTTGCCGCCCAATCTCGCCCTTATGTAGGCAGCCAGGTGCATAATGGATACCTCGACATCCTGTTGAACTTAGGATTCGTTGGTCTTGCAGCCATACTCCTTATGCTGTTGGCAGCAGGCTGGCTGCTGGCTACTAAATCGCCGCGGTTGCTGCCGCCGTTTCTGGTCATCGTCTTGCACAGCGTCGTCGATTTTGATTGGAGCTATGGATTATTTTGGCTGCTGCTATTCTGGCTGCCAGCGATTGCTCTGGCTGAGCATAAGCAGAAACATCAATCTGCGTCTACCCACCCTCAGTCTGAGACCAAGCTGCCAACTCACTCCACATCCACGAACCCGCTCACCAATGTCACTACACCAGCGAATCCACTAATCGCTCACTCCACATCCACGAACCCGCTCACCAATGTCACTACACCTGCGAATCCACTAATCGTTCACTCCACATCTACGAACCGGCTCACCAATGTCTCTACACCAGCGAATCCGCTAATCGCTCACTCCACATCCACGAACCCGCTCACCAATGTCACTACACCTGCGAATCCACTAATCGCTCACTCCACATCCACGAACCCCCTTACCAATGTCTCTACACCAGCGAATCCGCTAATCGCTCACTCCACACCTAAGAAACCACCCCAAATCCGCCTTCGCCGACTAATCGGAACTGCGGCATGTTGTTTTTCGCTTATGCTGGGGGTGCTATCTTTTCACGCCGCTCAAGGAGAGAAGTTCTATCGACAAGCGATTATGTCGGTGGATCCTTCGGTGAAGGTAGAGCTGCTACAGCAATCGCTGGGGTGGAATCCCCGGTCACCTCGAACGGCTATAGCATTATCTAGGCTGCTCTCGGGTGAACAGAGCGTGAGTCTGCTTCGGCAGAGTTTGTTGTATTCTCCCGAGAATGCCAGCTTAAGCTGGGAGCTGGCTGAACGATGGATGAGCAGTGACCATCCGGGGGCAGCGTTATATTGGATAGGCCAGAGCCTTAGGCTGGATAAGTACAACAATGCCAAGTGGGTGAAGGCGATTGAAGGGATGCTTCTTATGGGGCAAAAAAAGCTTGCAGAAGGAAAGCGAAAGGAAGGCCTAGTCTGCGTCGCCTCTGGGAATGAACTTCTTCTGGAATATAGAAAGTTGGCAGAAGAGGAGGCTAATAAAGGAGGGCAACATAATGACCGTGAGTTCCAAATGACAGAACAAGCCGACGACTTGAGTCGACGGCTTAGTATGTTGGCTTTACGATTTTAG